One Cupriavidus taiwanensis LMG 19424 DNA segment encodes these proteins:
- a CDS encoding alpha/beta fold hydrolase, whose translation MGYVTTKDGVEIFYKDWGPRDAQVIFFHHGWPLSADDWDAQMLFFLAQGYRVVAHDRRGHGRSAQVWDGHDMDHYADDVAAVVNHLGVQKAVHVGHSTGGGEVIHYVARHGEDRVSKAVLISAVPPIMVKTEKNPGGLPKEVFDNFQAQVAANRAQFYYDIAAGPFYGYNRPSAKPSEGVIWNWWRQGMMGSAKAHHDGIVAFSQTDFTEDLKSATIPVLVMHGDDDQIVPYADSGPLSAKLLRNGTLKTYPGFPHGMPTSNAETINADLLAFVRG comes from the coding sequence ATGGGATACGTGACAACGAAGGATGGCGTTGAGATCTTCTACAAGGACTGGGGGCCACGGGACGCACAGGTGATTTTTTTTCATCACGGCTGGCCGCTCAGCGCTGACGACTGGGATGCCCAGATGCTCTTCTTTCTGGCGCAAGGCTATCGGGTCGTCGCGCATGATCGCCGCGGCCATGGGCGATCCGCTCAGGTCTGGGACGGCCATGACATGGACCATTATGCGGATGATGTGGCGGCGGTCGTGAACCACCTCGGCGTGCAGAAGGCTGTCCATGTCGGCCATTCCACCGGCGGCGGCGAGGTCATCCACTACGTCGCCCGCCATGGGGAAGACCGCGTCTCCAAGGCGGTACTCATCAGCGCCGTCCCGCCGATCATGGTGAAGACCGAGAAGAATCCGGGCGGACTGCCCAAGGAGGTGTTCGACAACTTCCAGGCGCAAGTCGCGGCAAACCGTGCGCAATTCTATTACGACATTGCCGCGGGCCCCTTCTACGGCTATAACCGCCCCAGCGCAAAGCCGTCGGAAGGCGTCATCTGGAACTGGTGGCGGCAGGGAATGATGGGTAGCGCCAAGGCTCACCATGACGGCATCGTTGCCTTCTCGCAGACCGACTTCACCGAAGACCTCAAGAGCGCCACGATTCCTGTTCTGGTGATGCATGGCGACGACGATCAGATCGTCCCTTATGCGGACTCGGGCCCGCTGTCGGCGAAGCTGCTCAGGAACGGCACCCTGAAGACCTACCCGGGTTTCCCGCACGGCATGCCCACTTCCAACGCTGAAACGATCAACGCGGATCTGCTCGCGTTCGTGCGCGGCTGA
- a CDS encoding (2Fe-2S)-binding protein, which translates to MNLHVNNQAVSVECDPATPLLWVLRDHLNLTGTKFGCGVAACGACTVHLDGAAVRSCVLPVAAVSGKRITTIEGLGSAPGKRHALQQAWIDEQVPQCGYCQSGMLMAAADLLARQPDPSDSDIDAAITNLCRCGTYPRVRTAIKRAAKALRERRA; encoded by the coding sequence ATGAATCTGCACGTCAACAACCAAGCGGTCAGCGTTGAATGCGACCCGGCCACCCCCTTGCTGTGGGTGCTGCGGGATCACCTGAACCTGACAGGCACGAAGTTCGGCTGCGGCGTCGCGGCTTGCGGCGCGTGTACCGTGCATCTGGATGGCGCGGCGGTGCGGTCCTGCGTCCTGCCCGTGGCGGCGGTGTCCGGCAAGCGCATCACCACGATCGAAGGGCTGGGCAGCGCGCCGGGCAAGCGCCACGCGCTGCAGCAGGCCTGGATTGACGAACAGGTGCCGCAATGCGGCTACTGCCAGTCGGGCATGCTGATGGCGGCGGCGGACCTCCTGGCCCGGCAGCCAGACCCTAGTGATTCCGACATCGACGCGGCGATCACCAACCTGTGCCGCTGCGGCACATATCCGCGCGTGCGCACCGCCATCAAGCGTGCCGCGAAGGCGCTGCGGGAGCGCCGCGCATGA
- a CDS encoding MerR family transcriptional regulator, with amino-acid sequence MRIGELAKLSGLTASRIRFYEAAGLILAVERQSNGYRDYPPEAVWILEIIASAQSAGFSLDQIRHLLPLGSGNWQHDELLDALKRKVAEIEDMQKRLKQNKAHLLAAIRNIENRPEDMTCSARTKWVLDRLREEGAVVPARDKTRRRAAS; translated from the coding sequence ATGAGAATTGGAGAACTGGCCAAGCTCAGCGGTCTGACGGCCTCCCGCATTCGCTTTTACGAGGCCGCCGGACTGATCCTGGCGGTCGAGCGCCAGTCGAATGGCTATCGCGACTACCCGCCTGAGGCGGTATGGATTCTGGAAATCATCGCCAGCGCGCAGAGTGCTGGGTTCTCGCTCGATCAGATCCGCCATCTGCTACCGCTCGGTTCGGGGAACTGGCAGCACGATGAGTTGCTGGATGCTCTCAAGCGGAAAGTTGCCGAAATCGAGGACATGCAAAAGCGCCTCAAACAAAACAAGGCCCATCTGCTTGCCGCCATCCGCAACATCGAAAACCGGCCAGAGGATATGACCTGCTCTGCCAGGACGAAGTGGGTGCTGGACCGGCTCCGCGAAGAAGGGGCCGTCGTGCCAGCCCGGGATAAGACCCGTCGCCGTGCGGCGAGCTGA
- a CDS encoding xanthine dehydrogenase family protein molybdopterin-binding subunit translates to MNAKATTPSRGRRRFLLGALGLGGALVVGWGVMPPRSRLGGPAVFPEKSGQIALNGWIKITPEGNVILAMPRVEMGQGIHTALSMLAAEELDMPLTRVSIESSPIERIYGNVVTMGDSSLPLHPDDADKTWARALHWIMAKSAREIGLIITGASSSVADGWQPVREAAATARASLVEAAAREWGVRAAQVTVREGQLIGPGGKQMPFSAVARKARDIAPPSSVTLKPAAQYQLIGKPAPRNDIAAKTDGSARFAIDARPPGMLYAAVVMCPVIGGKLKTFQSKAALAMPGVRYVVPFDGSTGGAPGVAVVADHYWQARQALEKLEPVWDNGPHASLDSAEIRQQLVGALDSDKGGFTYRSMGDGLKAFDKTGGATIVEAEYSVPYLAHAAMEPINCTAQVTRDGVQLWAPTQVATLAQLVAARAAGVSRDQVQIDIPLIGGGFGRRLESDFIGQAVSIATRTEGRPVQVIWAREDDIRHDFYRPQAIARLKARVENGKVTAIASRSAGQSILAGELERLFGVPSLGIDRYAAEGLFDLPYEIEHEHIAHLVVDLPVPIGFWRSVGHSYTAFFLEGFLNDVAAAARLDPLAMRRDLLKAHPRELKVLDTAAQAAGWNRPLAPAADGAPRARGLALHNSFGSMVAQVAEVSLKDGKPRVHRVVCAVDCGTVVNPDIVAQQMESGIIFGLTAALYSQIQIKDGRIVQTNFPDYPMMKMAQTPVIETHLVPSTAEPSGVGEIAVPPIAPAVAHAVAQLTGKPVRQLPMV, encoded by the coding sequence ATGAACGCTAAGGCAACGACCCCGAGCCGCGGACGGCGCCGATTCCTGCTGGGGGCGCTCGGCCTTGGCGGCGCGCTGGTGGTGGGCTGGGGCGTGATGCCCCCGCGAAGCCGGCTTGGCGGTCCCGCGGTATTCCCTGAAAAGTCCGGCCAGATTGCCCTGAACGGCTGGATCAAGATCACCCCGGAAGGCAACGTCATCCTCGCCATGCCGAGGGTGGAGATGGGACAGGGCATCCACACCGCGCTGTCGATGCTGGCCGCCGAGGAACTCGATATGCCGCTGACGCGGGTGAGTATCGAGTCGTCACCCATCGAGCGGATCTATGGCAATGTCGTTACCATGGGCGACAGCTCGCTGCCGCTGCATCCGGACGATGCCGACAAGACCTGGGCGCGCGCACTGCACTGGATCATGGCCAAGAGCGCGCGAGAGATTGGCCTCATCATCACCGGCGCCAGCAGCAGCGTGGCCGACGGCTGGCAGCCAGTGCGTGAGGCCGCCGCGACCGCGCGCGCCAGCTTGGTGGAAGCTGCTGCGCGCGAATGGGGCGTGCGAGCGGCACAGGTCACGGTGCGGGAAGGCCAGCTCATTGGCCCGGGCGGCAAGCAGATGCCTTTCTCTGCCGTCGCGCGGAAGGCGCGCGACATTGCGCCGCCATCGAGCGTCACGCTCAAACCGGCTGCGCAATATCAACTGATTGGCAAGCCTGCACCGCGCAATGACATCGCCGCCAAGACGGATGGCAGCGCACGCTTTGCCATCGATGCGCGGCCGCCCGGCATGTTGTATGCGGCGGTCGTCATGTGTCCGGTGATTGGCGGCAAGCTCAAGACCTTCCAGTCGAAGGCGGCGCTTGCCATGCCCGGCGTGCGATATGTCGTGCCGTTCGACGGATCGACGGGTGGCGCACCGGGCGTGGCCGTGGTGGCAGACCACTACTGGCAGGCACGCCAGGCCCTGGAAAAGCTCGAACCGGTCTGGGACAACGGGCCGCATGCCTCGCTCGATTCCGCGGAAATCCGGCAGCAACTCGTCGGCGCGCTCGACAGCGACAAGGGCGGTTTCACGTACCGTTCGATGGGAGATGGCCTGAAGGCTTTTGACAAGACGGGTGGCGCAACCATCGTCGAGGCCGAATACAGTGTGCCGTACCTGGCGCATGCCGCCATGGAGCCGATCAACTGCACGGCGCAGGTGACGAGGGATGGCGTGCAGCTCTGGGCGCCCACCCAGGTGGCCACGCTGGCGCAACTGGTCGCCGCGCGCGCTGCAGGTGTGAGCCGGGACCAGGTGCAGATCGACATCCCGCTCATTGGCGGCGGATTCGGACGGCGGCTGGAGTCGGATTTCATCGGCCAGGCCGTATCGATCGCCACCAGAACCGAGGGCCGCCCGGTACAGGTGATCTGGGCGCGCGAAGACGACATCCGCCACGACTTTTATCGCCCGCAGGCCATCGCACGCCTGAAGGCGCGCGTCGAGAATGGCAAGGTGACGGCCATCGCCTCACGCAGCGCCGGGCAGTCGATCCTGGCCGGCGAGCTGGAGCGCCTGTTCGGCGTGCCGTCGCTCGGTATCGACCGCTATGCAGCCGAAGGCCTGTTCGACCTGCCGTATGAGATCGAGCACGAGCATATTGCGCACCTGGTGGTCGATTTGCCGGTGCCGATCGGATTCTGGCGCAGCGTCGGCCATTCCTACACGGCGTTCTTCCTGGAAGGCTTCCTGAACGACGTGGCGGCCGCTGCCAGGCTCGACCCGCTGGCGATGCGGCGGGACTTGCTCAAGGCGCATCCGCGTGAACTGAAGGTGCTCGACACCGCAGCGCAGGCGGCAGGCTGGAACCGGCCGCTGGCACCCGCCGCGGACGGCGCACCGCGTGCGCGCGGGCTTGCGCTGCACAACTCGTTCGGCTCGATGGTGGCACAAGTGGCAGAGGTGTCGCTCAAGGACGGAAAGCCGCGCGTGCACCGCGTCGTCTGCGCCGTGGACTGCGGGACGGTGGTCAATCCGGATATCGTTGCGCAACAGATGGAAAGCGGAATCATCTTCGGGCTGACCGCAGCGCTGTACAGCCAGATTCAGATCAAGGACGGGCGGATCGTTCAGACCAACTTCCCTGACTATCCGATGATGAAGATGGCGCAGACACCGGTAATCGAAACCCACCTCGTGCCCAGCACGGCAGAGCCCAGCGGCGTCGGTGAAATTGCCGTGCCGCCGATCGCGCCGGCCGTGGCTCATGCCGTCGCCCAGCTTACCGGCAAGCCGGTGCGGCAACTGCCAATGGTGTAA